In Excalfactoria chinensis isolate bCotChi1 chromosome 5, bCotChi1.hap2, whole genome shotgun sequence, a single genomic region encodes these proteins:
- the PLEKHA7 gene encoding pleckstrin homology domain-containing family A member 7 isoform X10: protein MRAYIYNKNSVIGSQAEHSGMRTYYFSADTQEDMNSWIRAMNQAALMQTRSSLRRETEKADQRAVPQVNHVDACKVCVKAEATDTKESYQKSAEMLGYEKREELRREKEEEERYIHRKEALETKKGKAKHALTEADSLFPDLTNAPRSQVAQSLPMEKNGTLPSSLSMSAGLVEQNGTSSYKRGFVPRTNPDKQIQRKSNMAQVEHWVKVQKGDTKSLASDLTLTRQGPNPPFSENYHTLPKNTRQPSGSSPPTLSRNLPSDYKYAQDRVSHLKMSQEERKANKDGTVWQLYEWQQRQQFKHGSPTAPLYVSSSDFIDRGKSKSSLDVPRSISVPPSPSDIPPPGPPKSFLPRRPHTPAERLTVKPSDERQTADSPFAGSPRKTQSNALKSSTHIDRRSMPAMGYMTHTVSAPSLHGKSPEELTLLLIRLRRHQAKLASIRNYTIAQLLQHLPTNSTYQADDTYIQLKKDLEYLDLKIENNGPLINMIYKVLKNSAQGLLSSIHVSGRDTLKERSTKPVKVAESDIDVKLSVFCEQDRILQDLEDKIRALKENKDQLESVLEVLHRQMEQYKDQPQHAEKISYQQRLLQEDLIRIRAEISKVSTEMENAWKEYLKLENDVSQLKKALQEQMNSSLISQEKTQIQKDLWRIEDVMAGLSANKANYKTIVDSIKNPERKIVPSFSQSTVPSLPASLTTVESKPSVPQSPPSSQVKPSLEVRLYPQPYFQARAQQQVPQLKKIEPPLQSPVRLMPKVEDEAPPRPPLPQLYSPEDQPPAVPPLPREATVIRHTSVRGLKRQSDERKRDRELGQYVNGDYRVELRSYVSEPELAMIGGDLNQPSSGFITVDSGYQTLPTRGLSGSTSRLHQSSTISSYATLRRDRSKERPKSALERLYSGDHQRGKMSAEEQLERMKRHQKALVRERKRTLSQGERQSVSSRSFIRPISADIGSWKREQEFDLQLLERAIRGEDKDENEWLKVQPVAVAVTETDLEPQDYDLDISRELSKPEKVAIPERYVELEPEEPLSTEELAARQRKAEKIKNILTKSSMHNLQPTIAQDKHNSVDLDSQLQEQERIITISYALASEASQRSKEVAAKAVSEH from the exons ATGCGGGCTTATATTTATAATAAGAATTCTGTTATTGGCTCTCAGGCAGAGCATTCAGGGATGCGGACGTACTACTTTAGTGCAGATACCCAGGAGGATATGAACAGCTGGATCCGGGCTATGAACCAAGCTGCCCTTATGCAAACGCGCTCTTCACTGAGGAG agaaactgaaaaagcgGATCAGCGAGCTGTTCCCCAAGTCAATCACGTGGATGCCTGTAAAGTGTGTGTGAAGGCAGAGGCTACAGACACAAAAGAGAGTTATCAAAAATCTGCTGAAATGCTCGGGTATGAGAAGCGTGAAGagttaagaagagaaaaagaggaggaggagcgcTATATCCACAGAAAAGAAGCTCTAGAAACTAAGAAGGGAAAGGCTAAGCATGCGTTAACAGAAGCTGATTCATTATTTCCAGATTTAACGAATGCACCACGGTCCCAAGTAGCTCAGTCTCTGCCCATGGAGAAGAATGGAACGCTTCCTAGTTCATTAAGTATGAGTGCTGGCCTAGTGGAGCAGAATGGTACCAGCTCATATAAAAGAGGGTTTGTTCCCAGAACGAATCCTGATAAACAGAttcaaagaaaaagtaatatgGCTCAAGTGGAGCACTGGGTAAAAGTCCAAAAAGGAGATACAAAAAG CCTTGCTTCTGATCTGACTCTCACACGTCAGGGTCCCAATCCACCTTTTTCTGAAAACTATCACACTTTGCCAAAGAATACCAGGCAGCCTTCAGGGAGCTCACCGCCGACACTAAGTCGCAATTTGCCGAGTGACTACAAGTATGCACAAGATCGTGTTAGCCACTTGAAGATGTCccaggaggaaaggaaagcaaataaggATGGAACTGTTTGGCAGCTCTACGAGTGGCAGCAGAGACAGCAATTTAAGCATGGCAGCCCCACTGCCCCTCTTTATGTAAGCTCTTCAGATTTTATTGATCGTGGTAAGTCAAAAAGTTCATTGGATGTTCCACGATCGATATCTGTTCCACCCTCTCCATCTGATATTCCTCCACCTGGACCTCCAAAAAGCTTTCTCCCGAGGAGACCGCACACTCCTGCAGAAAGGCTTACAGTTAAACCATCTGATGAGAGGCAGACTGCAGACAGTCCTTTTGCTGGATCACCCAGGAAGACTCAAAGTAATGCTCTCAAG AGCTCGACTCACATTGATCGACGCTCGATGCCAGCTATGGGCTACATGACCCATACCGTGAGCGCACCAAGTTTGCATGGCAAGTCG CCTGAAGAGCTAACATTGCTTCTCATTCGATTAAGGAGACATCAGGCTAAGTTGGCTAGTATACGAAATTACACAATCGCACAATTACTGCAGCACTTGCCAACTAATTCCACCTATCAG GCTGATGACACTTATATCCAATTGAAAAAGGATTTGGAGTATTTGGATCTGAAG ATAGAAAATAATGGACCTCTGATCAACATGATTTACAAAGTGCTGAAGAACTCAGCACAGGGGTTGCTTTCCAGTATACAT GTGTCGGGGCGTGATACGCTAAAAGAGCgaagtacaaaacctgtcaaGGTTGCAGAAAGTGATATCGAT gtcAAGCTGAGCGTATTCTGCGAGCAGGACAGAATTCTGCAGGACTTGGAGGACAAAATAAGAGCtcttaaggaaaataaa GATCAGCTGGAGTCTGTTTTGGAGGTGTTACACAGGCAGATGGAACAGTACAAAGACCAACCacagcatgcagaaaaaatttCATACCAGCAAAGACTTTTGCAAGAAGATCTTATACGTATTCGGGCAGAAATATCCAAAGTTTCAACG gaaatggaaaatgccTGGAAAGAATATCTGAAACTAGAAAATGACGTGAGCCAGCTGAAAAAAGCCTTACAGGAACAGATGAATAGTTCATTGATATCTCAG gagaaaacacaaatacagaaagacTTGTGGAGAATTGAAGATGTTATGGCTGGCTTGAgtgcaaataaagcaaattacaaaaccatagTAGACTCCATCAAGAATCCAG aaagaaaaatagtgcCTTCATTTTCTCAGTCTACAGTGCCTTCCTTACCAGCTTCTCTCACAACCGTGGAGAGCAAACCTTCAGTTCCACAAAGCCCTCCGTCCAGCCAGGTCAAACCTTCCCTAGAGGTGAGGCTGTACCCACAGCCTTATTTCCAGGCCAGAGCACAGCAACAAGtaccacagctgaaaaaaattgAGCCACCTCTTCAGTCACCAGTTAGGCTAATGCCAAAGGTT GAAGATGAAGCACCACCCAGACCTCCTCTCCCTCAGTTATACAGTCCTGAAGATCAACCACCAGCTGTTCCACCACTCCCAAGAGAAGCCACAGTCATCAGACATACGTCAGTGCGAGGCCTGAAACGTCAGTCagatgaaagaaagagagacagagaactGGGACAGTATGTAAACGGAGATTATAGG GTAGAACTGCGTTCATATGTGAGTGAACCAGAACTAGCAATGATAGGTGGTGACCTCAACCAACCTTCCAGTGGTTTCATAACCGTTGATAGTGGATACCAGACACTGCCTACTCGTG GCTTATCTGGATCAACTTCCAGATTGCACCAGTCATCTACCATTTCATCATATGCAACTCTTCGAAGGGATAGGTCCAAG GAGAGACCAAAGAGTGCCTTGGAACGTTTATACTCTGGAGACCACCAAAGAGGCAAGATGAGTGCAGAGGAACAACTAGAAAGAATGAAACGGCATCAGAAGGCATTAGTTCGTGAACGCAAGAGAACCCTTAGCCAAGGAGAAAGGCAGTCTGTTTCATCTCGGTCTTTCATCAGGCCCATTTCTGCAGACATAGGCTCA TGGAAACGAGAGCAAGAATTTGATTTGCAGCTACTTGAGAGGGCAATTCGTGGAGAAGACAAGGATGAAAATGAATGGTTAAAAGTTCAGCCAGTAGCAGTAGCTGTGACAGAGACAGACCTGGAGCCCCAAGACTATGATTTAGACATCAGCAGAGAG TTGTCAAAACCTGAGAAGGTAGCAATTCCAGAACGTTATGTTGAATTGGAGCCAGAAGAACCTCTTTCTACAGAAGAACTGGCAGCAAGGCAGCGTAAAGCAGAGAAGATAAAGAATATTCTTACTAAATCAAG TATGCACAATCTACAGCCTACTATTGCCCAGGACAAGCACAACTCAGTTGATTTAGATTCACAGCTCCAAGAGCAGGAACGCATCATTACCATATCATACGCTTTGGCTTCTGAAGCCTCTCAGAGGAGCAAGGAGGTAGCAG CCAAAGCAGTAAGTGAGCACTGA